The following nucleotide sequence is from Heterodontus francisci isolate sHetFra1 unplaced genomic scaffold, sHetFra1.hap1 HAP1_SCAFFOLD_615, whole genome shotgun sequence.
TCCCTTTACCCCCTCACTgttctcagtgtggtactgaggggagtgggggtatTGGAGAGACTGGATTTGCATAGTTTACCCTCCCTTTACCCCCTCACtgttcccagtgtggtactgaggggagtggggggattggAGTGACTGGACTTGGGTAGTTTACCCTCCCTTTACCCCCTCACtgttcccagtgtggtactgaggggagtggggggattggAGTGACTGGAATTGGGTAGTTTACCCTCCCTTTACCCCCCTCACTGTtcccagtgtaatactgaggggaGTGTAATGGGTATGTGGGAATCTCCAGTTCTTAGAGCCTAGAGGCTGGAGATCTGGAACTCCGGAAAGGCACGAGATCAGGGTCAGAGATTGGGGAGATGGGGAATCAGAGGTCTGTGCACCAAGGGGGAGATCGAGTCTTGGGGATCTCGGGTTGGGGAGAATAACTGAAACGTTCCAAGCCTGAACACGGGAATGTCCCACAGTAAAGGTCACAGATGTCACATCATTGTGTAACAAGTAGTTAAAAATGGATTGTAATTAAATCTTCTTATTCTCATGCAGGTAATGATAATGCAGAATTCTTAACCGAACTGGGGTTAGAAAACAAGAAGTTGTCCCTGAGCGATGTCCTTAAcataaacactgaaacacttcaaaaTAAATCACCCAATTCACCTCAGGATATTCCAGGATATTTTCTCCGGAATTTAATGATGGTCAATTCAGAGGCAAGAAACTTGAAATACAAACCAACTGACACACAAAATCAGTCAGAATCTGATGAGTTGGATTTTCTCCGTCAGGATGAAAGCTCTGAAGGTTTATACCATCCCTTGGATATCATTGTGTCTATTTTCCTTTGTGCTGACCCATTCCTCCAGCAGGAGCTGATGTTGAAGATGTCCCTGTGCCAGTTTGCATTGCCTCTATTACTGCCTGTTGGTAGCAAGGGCTGCACCTTCCTGCTGTGGGCCCTGCGCTCCATCGTCAAGAAATGGCGCCCACTCTCACTCCGAGAAAATGCAGGCTTTAAGGAAACAAACATGGTGACCGCCAGCATTAAAACCTTTTCCTTTATTAGACTCGGTTCCTGTTCCATCTCTAAATCTATGATTCTAAATGAAGTCCTCAGTCCCTCCCAGCAACATCACAACTTCTTCATCCATCACCATATGGAGTGTGGAAATCTACCTCGCAAGATTTCTGCTGGTCTTGTCGAGTTGTGCTGGTACCTGCCCAGTGGGAGTGAGGAACTGGATCTTTTCCCAGAGCCAATGACTATATTAAACCTTCGAGGTGATGCTAAAGAGTTCTACACACAGCTTCAATTTCTGGTAAATGTCTCTTcagctgtttttatttttattgatAATATTGACAGTGGTTTAAGCAAGAGGCTGAAGTCCCTCGGCCAGTCTCCAGCGAGTACATTCATAGTGCTTACTGGGAGCAGTGTGAGCGGTGAGACTAAAGAACACTTAAAGGACTTCATTAATTCCTCAGGGGTTAAGGAGAATCAAATCTTATCACGAGGAATGAGAAACAATTTAGAGTTTACTGAGATACTGCGATCCACATTGAAAAAAACCCTGGAAATAACCCAACAACAGAAGACTGGTCAGGACACCAAGTGTTTGGAGGAACTGGCAGTAACTGCTAGAGACATGGGAATTGTAATAGATGAGGATGACAAGCTGTGTTCACAAGGCAAAGCAAGGTCTGAAAACATTTATAATTCTATTAAAAGAGAGGCCATTAGTCAATACAAATCAGAAAATATGTCTTTTCAGGGTTTCACTTGGCAACAGGTTTCCAAAATAGAAAAACAACAATGTCGTCCAAAACAGGGAGATGAAAAGTCGATACAAACATATTGTAATGATCTTGAGGAAAAGAAGAGAAAACTGCGAAATGAGCAACGAGAGAAAGGTATATCAGCTGATATGAAAACATTCATTACAGCCCTGATAGACAGGAAGGAGAGGGAATATTTCCTGAAATGGATGAAATTCGGGTTAGATTCCAGATCGAGAGAGACTCTCTCTGGTTTACGTGAAGAATACAAATCTCTGTATCAGAAATCACAGGAAGAGGCAAAGGAGCAGAAAGACTCGACAACCAACAAGCGGTTACAGGAATTAGACCAACAGATAACTGCCAGCTCCCTCGGACTCGAACATTTCATGCGAGAAATCGGGCTGATCTATGAAACGTTGATAAACCAGAATAATTGTGATGAGGAGGAGAAATCCATTGTACAAAAGTTACCCCACATTGCTGCTGATCTGATGTTGGATGGGTTCCCTCTGGAGCTCATTGATGGAGATGTTTCCAACATCCCTTTACAGTGGATCACTGATGTACTGGAGGCAGTTGAACAGAGGATTGGCAGAGAAACCCGTGTGTTTGTGCTGACAGTGCTGGGTGTGCAGAGTACAGGCAAGTCCACACTTCTCAACACCATGTTTGGTTTACAGTTTGCTGTGAGCAGTGGTCGGTGTACTCGTGGGGCCTTCATGCAGCTCATTAAGATTACAGGGGATCTGCAGACTGAGCTGGGCTGTGGGTACATCATGGTGATCGACACTGAGGGGCTGAAAGCACCAGAACTATCAAACATTGATAACAGCTCTGAACATGACAATGAGCTCGCCACCCTGGTGATCGGGTTAAGTGATGTAACATTAGTAAATATAGCCATGGAAAACTCCACAGAGATGAAGGATGTGCTGCAGATAGCAGTCCATGCATTTATACGAATGAGAGAAGTGGGGAAAAGGCCAGTTTGTTACTTTGTTCACCAGAATGTGAGTGATGTGTCTGCTCATGATCAGAATATCGCAGGCCGCAAACATCTGCTGGAACAGCTGGATGTGATGACACGAGCAGCGGCTAAAATGGAAAAACAAGATGGACAGTTCACCAAGTTCTCGGATGTGTTGGTGTACGACGCGATGGAGAATAACTGGAATATCCCAGGCCTGTGGCACGGGAATCTTCCCATGGCAGCTGTTAATACCGGCTACAGTCACAAGGTGTTTGAGCTGAAAAAAAGGCTTTTTGAGAATCTTAAAGAGAAGCAAATTAAGGGGAGAACATCGACCATCTCTGAGTTTATCCAGTGGACTAAATCCCTGTGGAACGCAGTGAAATATGAAAATTTCATCTTCAGTTTCCGG
It contains:
- the LOC137359014 gene encoding interferon-induced very large GTPase 1-like, with the protein product MGGLIWDQKDLLMEAESRAEVLYESFVSVFIGEEDAVNVAIKEEAVVIFDRIKIDKEDVLKRSEVLKVGKSPGLDKIHPREERMEIVEATIFQFSLNMGMMPEDWRVENVTSVFKEEERDKHSNDNAEFLTELGLENKKLSLSDVLNINTETLQNKSPNSPQDIPGYFLRNLMMVNSEARNLKYKPTDTQNQSESDELDFLRQDESSEGLYHPLDIIVSIFLCADPFLQQELMLKMSLCQFALPLLLPVGSKGCTFLLWALRSIVKKWRPLSLRENAGFKETNMVTASIKTFSFIRLGSCSISKSMILNEVLSPSQQHHNFFIHHHMECGNLPRKISAGLVELCWYLPSGSEELDLFPEPMTILNLRGDAKEFYTQLQFLVNVSSAVFIFIDNIDSGLSKRLKSLGQSPASTFIVLTGSSVSGETKEHLKDFINSSGVKENQILSRGMRNNLEFTEILRSTLKKTLEITQQQKTGQDTKCLEELAVTARDMGIVIDEDDKLCSQGKARSENIYNSIKREAISQYKSENMSFQGFTWQQVSKIEKQQCRPKQGDEKSIQTYCNDLEEKKRKLRNEQREKGISADMKTFITALIDRKEREYFLKWMKFGLDSRSRETLSGLREEYKSLYQKSQEEAKEQKDSTTNKRLQELDQQITASSLGLEHFMREIGLIYETLINQNNCDEEEKSIVQKLPHIAADLMLDGFPLELIDGDVSNIPLQWITDVLEAVEQRIGRETRVFVLTVLGVQSTGKSTLLNTMFGLQFAVSSGRCTRGAFMQLIKITGDLQTELGCGYIMVIDTEGLKAPELSNIDNSSEHDNELATLVIGLSDVTLVNIAMENSTEMKDVLQIAVHAFIRMREVGKRPVCYFVHQNVSDVSAHDQNIAGRKHLLEQLDVMTRAAAKMEKQDGQFTKFSDVLVYDAMENNWNIPGLWHGNLPMAAVNTGYSHKVFELKKRLFENLKEKQIKGRTSTISEFIQWTKSLWNAVKYENFIFSFRNSLVAEAYKELSVEYTELEWELRKEIHSFLEKARNRILNTKQDPESVAQSLKREQVVFLNEKKEKTLQQLKDYYSTSNNSNLVEKYREDFVCSLNSLIIERGMYVDRKCDEAVQRRRAMQKLNDIKDKYQSQIEDQVNKLLQQCRQENRKMDETQLEKEFEDMWKKKISIFKYSPPQRADIMKDMEFSLNQNIPGDTKLLNQQLSKKTLRELSDLEFSINKDHLSIPTHLTDRFTNRKDKVIERAQQLVDQWARECKQFVKQTADREQDYDSNHCRELLKVIDDKIRNHQDQTFTFNERFSVEFKLHICGFAVIKYEEMHERFRKRNDPLEQLDKEKAAYCQSFKDIYQEKDQTKQRAELFCENCLIPAIIQAVDNKLGLEIVQHMRHHCKGGKFLYRKNFQVALMLHLKETDSFDEYYQYIKHTVSLEKDWLKEQVIQHCAATHDKQVPLLCSLALDILQGIISRVREALKDITPPDNENSVVGFILAVKEKLGDEIQIPQETLGTVTFQSEKINPLNFKQEIESFISKNDLTERVKDWGKDIAGKITALPTDPSSELYTMLCGCGEQCPFCGVLCDCTNREHSQHSAEYHQSRGLSGCRNINTEKLISENCTMGVAGDVSFRNKDTDWKLISYKNYRTVNERYSRWNILADTSFETSAYWKWVFYKYNTQFADKYSAKPADNISSWNLPWDRVEKDIEDKYNVKIDWDKQIGNSGLEDEFVEYFHDSSLEQYIIELNGDLILCK